In Desulfovibrio gilichinskyi, a genomic segment contains:
- a CDS encoding phosphoribosylanthranilate isomerase, whose translation MNMLIKVCGMTRKEDVASCEELGADFLGFIFHPSSPRCVDAEFARSVELSTAEKVGVFVKQSATEVLETMKNGKLNFAQLHGGQNEEFCKAVGRERVIKVLWPQRYDSVKEFQDDIDRYTPFCRYMLFDAGSSGGGHGKPLDFSVFSEVKIPNPWLLAGGLSAKNLLEAISSAKPSGVDLNSGVEVSPGIKDINKLSAAFVSVHLANKRNQS comes from the coding sequence ATGAATATGCTTATTAAAGTTTGCGGCATGACCAGAAAGGAAGATGTGGCAAGTTGCGAAGAGCTTGGCGCTGATTTTCTGGGGTTCATTTTTCATCCTTCCAGCCCGCGGTGTGTGGATGCGGAATTTGCCCGTTCTGTTGAGCTTTCCACAGCTGAAAAAGTTGGTGTGTTTGTAAAGCAGAGCGCAACTGAAGTGCTTGAAACTATGAAGAATGGAAAACTTAATTTCGCACAGCTTCACGGCGGACAGAATGAAGAGTTTTGTAAAGCTGTCGGCAGGGAGCGAGTGATAAAAGTGCTCTGGCCTCAGCGGTATGATTCGGTAAAGGAGTTTCAGGATGATATTGATCGGTATACACCTTTTTGCCGCTATATGCTTTTTGATGCCGGAAGTTCCGGCGGCGGGCATGGCAAACCGCTCGATTTTTCAGTTTTTTCAGAAGTTAAAATTCCGAACCCGTGGCTTTTAGCCGGGGGGCTTTCAGCAAAAAATCTGCTTGAAGCCATAAGCAGTGCAAAGCCTAGTGGTGTTGATTTGAATTCCGGTGTGGAAGTCAGCCCCGGCATTAAAGATATAAATAAATTGAGTGCAGCTTTTGTTTCAGTGCACTTAGCAAATAAGAGGAACCAGTCATGA